From Pyrenophora tritici-repentis strain M4 chromosome 1, whole genome shotgun sequence, the proteins below share one genomic window:
- a CDS encoding MhpC, hydrolase or acyltransferase (alpha-beta hydrolase superfamily) → MAWSAGTLPALPLPDGIVQNHIHCPSNGLTFHLLETGNTPHRDKPLIILCHGFPELAFSWRNIMVPLAEAGYYVVAFDQRGYGRTTGWDSSSYINTNLSQFALTNVVRDVVTLVNALGYQKVQCIVGHDFGAVTASMCALMRPDLFRSVVMMSHPFKAPALLPFNIAHGERPPGPTIDIQTELAKLRVPRKHYKWYNSTSVAASDWANPVQGLHVFLRGYLHVKSAAWKGNVPYPLQSWTAQELAKMPQYYIMPLEKSMPETIADLMVDQDFSATETWMPDEDLAVYVQEWSRTGFQGGLNYYRITTDPSHMRDLELFAGKKIECPSTFISGAKDWGNYQQPGALESYPESCSDFRGIRIIDEAGHWPQQEQPSAVVSAILGFLDHH, encoded by the coding sequence ATGGCGTGGTCAGCGGGTACCCTTCCAGCTTTGCCATTACCAGACGGGATCGTACAAAACCACATACACTGCCCCTCCAACGGTCTCACCTTCCACCTTCTTGAGACCGGAAACACACCCCATCGAGACAAGCCTCTCATCATTCTATGCCATGGCTTTCCCGAGCTCGCCTTCTCCTGGAGGAACATCATGGTGCCTCTCGCCGAAGCCGGCTACTACGTCGTAGCCTTTGATCAGCGCGGCTATGGACGCACCACGGGCTGGGACAGCTCGTCGTATATCAACACCAACCTATCGCAATTTGCGCTAACAAATGTTGTGCGCGATGTGGTCACACTGGTAAACGCCCTCGGCTATCAAAAGGTCCAATGCATCGTCGGCCACGATTTTGGCGCAGTTACAGCCAGTATGTGTGCTTTGATGCGTCCGGACCTGTTCAGGAGCGTTGTCATGATGAGCCACCCTTTCAAGGCACCGGCGCTCCTCCCTTTCAATATCGCCCACGGGGAGCGTCCGCCTGGGCCGACGATCGATATTCAGACCGAGCTGGCAAAGCTTCGGGTTCCAAGGAAACACTACAAATGGTACAACAGTACTAGCGTAGCGGCGAGCGACTGGGCAAACCCCGTACAGGGTCTGCATGTCTTTTTACGAGGATACCTCCATGTCAAGTCAGCTGCTTGGAAGGGAAACGTGCCGTATCCTCTTCAGAGCTGGACGGCCCAAGAACTGGCCAAGATGCCGCAATACTACATCATGCCGCTGGAGAAATCAATGCCCGAGACCATTGCTGATCTCATGGTCGACCAAGACTTTTCAGCCACTGAAACATGGATGCCTGATGAAGATCTCGCAGTATACGTACAGGAATGGTCGAGAACCGGCTTTCAGGGTGGCCTCAACTACTACCGAATCACCACCGATCCGTCTCACATGAGAGACCTGGAGCTATTCGCAGGCAAGAAGATCGAGTGTCCCAGTACATTCATCTCGGGCGCCAAGGACTGGGGCAATTACCAGCAGCCCGGAGCCCTCGAATCCTATCCTGAATCATGCTCCGACTTTCGAGGCATCCGGATAATTGATGAGGCTGGCCACTGGCCTCAACAGGAACAGCCGAGCGCGGTCGTGTCTGCAATACTGGGGTTCCTGGACCATCACTAG
- a CDS encoding Atrophin-1 multi-domain protein has product MFGKRRRAASNPPQRAPPPSASASLAASKAFIKNAESNGDLSSAAAAAALRTHVTTPTPVGETVTKRMVRRGSHSSNGSSSRQPAGPLHRQSSSASMTERSFRAPSPGRGSPADIHAPPVPPVPKNIAQQSVVHRRASSLEPTYRGGSPATRGSGRGVSLDRGGSISSARGQRPATSHLAQLTEEEEASRSVNFSRPMSPALALTKQNAAPPANKGWFGGPVVNQEAIQRMASTSRPKTSSGVSTHDRQTVQRSMQNAAERPVRVHQIAQGVQGSHLSSDSMRAKPSGTAIQSQSYVPRQSPRPVDPNSPDAIYDPSTRKFIHKQDAMARHRELHEEPEPAQQFVSQHVDNLQPHRTPDFQMGRGSPSPVRQNARQVQPAPEPRDELVPQQVFIPNPSEPVHQQEIFDQHQPREAGVEARHSEDFADADVELQEHVETNQTLADSGYGTIVGHDDDVDSPVVARNQDNAYPRLSAPANIGRSSSLRDGHDRNTSLSPPRNAHFAPVAIELVGTKHDPLPRSVSPAKSALKASPSVSRRGESPATSIGRHSGWGASSDVSDTASDDGKRRKKKNVRVSFEEDPVVVAHVDPEAPTQRGLSASRWSPIAEKEDEFEDFMKPRPALPSFGSIREKERRSQEDVAEKVTETVSTLPMSSTKDTQHVSSDIALGNIVAQDLAQKQTSSDPLAPDVTTVEGSGYVSDSSDDSASRRRDTKAQSQEQSAPEPKSLSPPQKVPATTEQVIDVPNIALQPATPSPYEKPEPKFQSLTIPGGWGEDADSGPTRFAPSASVTQPQSNTQADDEGETTDDSSIYSDAYEDLSDGEGGFGSIDALMVKPAALATGSMEPEHAPKNITEDSTLRPQHDMAADDSEDSDATATPMQDWNAASQHWSGVNASLQQPQNARAATEPRPDAQQVAALVPHEHLTPAASAEPTPHTTPERKATTAEPPRTSTPLAAQSSPKPLKSALKKSSAQPIRQAEPQNRTTPIAVPREGSSQTQMKRTMRGGPPNTSRAEPQMGSTMRTSMRGPAESPSKAQPKMRQSMRSADTSSPPSMGLAASRHSMIPMDTNTKPRGALQKKNIPPAAAIHQARPQSMPARPMTAPAVTYDSDSDASASSFQRTRKRGAREQNGRYTMRGSMRQEPTPTMRMNVPAPRQVRAISPAGSPSPAMRRSMRSSSPTQEPRRSSKFSIRSLSPMGRFRTGADTYAPLPVHQKPMPSFANQQKPMKQTAPPAKAPKTTRTPFKSRIVDSSDEDEDDRPSRFQSRFQSRFEDSDSDDVGDYKLPPGLTPVRGIPRKAGEEDGDSTDLEEEAEEEIPNVVPHAAPAANGTNGAQGTALSTGSLRDSKHAAPLPSFEAGNKVKTKRGFFGLGKKKTPQAGTTETRPATAQSTSAPTEIPMPPAQRNRDKGFAMTPIDEDKEFGDLTPITPIKSPKLQRRSTPEWPLPPTIPIDDRPISSDGVAPRRPRFAIRKSSTGAVSHVSAPTIDAQGRSVSYGRTGKKKKFQGLRRVFGLND; this is encoded by the exons ATGTTTGGCAAGCGACGACGGGCAGCGTCGAATCCG CCGCAGCGTGCGCCTCCCCCCAGTGCTTCAGCCTCCCTAGCTGCCTCCAAGGCCTTTATCAAGAACGCTGAATCCAATGGCGACCTATcttctgctgctgccgccgccgccctGCGCACTCACGTCACGACACCGACTCCTGTCGGCGAGACAGTTACCAAGCGCATGGTGCGCCGCGGGTCGCATTCTTCCAACGGCAGCTCCTCAAGGCAGCCGGCAGGTCCATTGCACCGGCAGTCGAGTTCCGCCTCTATGACAGAGCGCTCATTCCGCGCACCGTCGCCGGGTAGAGGGAGCCCTGCCGATATCCATGCGCCGCCCGTCCCGCCTGTACCAAAGAATATCGCACAGCAAAGCGTTGTCCATCGGCGCGCCTCTAGTCTGGAGCCGACGTACCGAGGAGGATCACCAGCAACGAGAGGCAGCGGCAGAGGCGTCAGTTTGGACAGGGGCGGCAGTATCAGTTCTGCCAGAGGACAAAGGCCTGCTACGAGCCATCTAGCCCAGTTGAccgaggaagaggaagccTCGCGATCTGTCAACTTCTCCCGCCCCATGTCTCCGGCTTTAGCACTCACCAAGCAGAATGCAGCCCCTCCTGCAAACAAGGGATGGTTCGGCGGACCTGTCGTGAACCAGGAGGCGATTCAGCGCATGGCATCTACATCACGGCCCAAGACATCCAGTGGTGTATCTACCCACGATCGCCAGACTGTCCAGCGCTCAATGCAAAATGCTGCTGAGCGCCCCGTCAGAGTCCACCAAATTGCCCAAGGCGTACAGGGCTCGCATTTGTCGAGCGACAGCATGCGCGCGAAACCCTCCGGCACAGCTATACAATCGCAGTCATATGTGCCGAGACAATCTCCCAGACCCGTCGATCCAAACTCGCCAGATGCCATCTACGACCCTTCGACGCGCAAATTTATCCACAAGCAAGATGCCATGGCCCGTCACAGAGAGCTGCATGAAGAGCCCGAACCTGCGCAACAATTTGTCTCGCAGCACGTCGACAACTTGCAGCCTCATCGCACACCAGACTTTCAAATGGGCCGAGGCTCACCTAGCCCCGTTCGTCAAAATGCCCGACAAGTGCAGCCAGCTCCAGAGCCAAGAGACGAGCTTGTGCCTCAACAAGTATTTATCCCAAATCCGAGCGAGCCTGTGCATCAACAAGAAATATTTGATCAACACCAGCCCCGGGAAGCTGGTGTCGAGGCTAGACATTCCGAGGATTTCGCCGATGCCGACGTTGAGCTTCAAGAGCACGTGGAGACGAACCAGACACTAGCGGACTCTGGCTATGGCACTATAGTTGGCCATGACGATGACGTTGATTCGCCTGTTGTTGCAAGGAACCAAGACAATGCGTATCCTCGATTATCAGCGCCTGCGAACATTGGTCGTAGTAGTAGTCTTCGCGATGGGCATGATAGAAATACCTCTCTCAGCCCACCACGCAACGCCCACTTTGCACCTGTGGCTATCGAACTTGTTGGGACAAAACATGACCCTCTGCCGCGCTCAGTGTCTCCTGCTAAGTCGGCATTGAAAGCATCACCCTCGGTGTCACGCCGTGGTGAATCTCCTGCTACGTCAATTGGACGTCATTCTGGCTGGGGTGCATCAAGCGACGTCTCCGACACAGCTTCTGACGATGGAAAAagaaggaagaagaagaacgTCCGCGTCAGCTTCGAAGAGGATCCTGTTGTGGTTGCACATGTAGACCCTGAGGCGCCCACTCAAAGGGGCCTCAGCGCGTCTAGATGGAGTCCGATAGCTGAGAAAGAGGACGAATTCGAAGACTTCATGAAGCCCCGGCCCGCCCTGCCGTCATTTGGCAGTATCCGCGAGAAGGAGCGACGCTCTCAAGAGGATGTGGCTGAAAAGGTGACCGAGACTGTTTCTACTTTGCCCATGAGCTCGACCAAGGACACACAACACGTTTCCAGTGACATAGCCCTTGGAAATATCGTTGCCCAGGATCTGGCCCAAAAGCAGACGTCGAGTGATCCACTCGCACCTGACGTTACCACTGTTGAAGGGAGCGGCTATGTGTCAGACTCGAGTGATGATTCAGCCAGCCGGCGCAGGGACACAAAGGCACAGTCGCAGGAACAGTCTGCTCCTGAGCCAAAGTCTCTATCTCCGCCACAGAAAGTGCCTGCAACCACAGAACAGGTTATTGATGTACCAAATATTGCGCTCCAGCCAGCTACCCCCAGTCCGTACGAAAAACCAGAGCCAAAGTTCCAGAGCTTGACGATACCTGGAGGATGGGGCGAGGATGCTGACTCAGGCCCCACGAGATTCGCGCCGTCTGCTTCTGTCACTCAGCCCCAGTCGAATACACAGGCCGATGATGAAGGTGAAACTACAGACGACAGTAGCATCTACAGTGATGCTTACGAGGATCTGTCTGACGGCGAAGGCGGCTTCGGCAGTATTGATGCTCTCATGGTCAAACCAGCCGCTCTAGCGACTGGGTCAATGGAGCCGGAGCACGCGCCTAAGAACATCACCGAGGATTCGACTTTGAGGCCACAGCATGATATGGCGGCTGATGATAGCGAAGACTCCGACGCTACTGCTACCCCGATGCAAGATTGGAATGCTGCCTCACAGCACTGGAGCGGTGTCAATGCATCTCTTCAGCAGCCGCAGAATGCTCGGGCGGCTACCGAACCACGACCCGATGCTCAACAAGTAGCCGCTCTAGTCCCGCATGAACACTTGACACCAGCAGCCTCAGCAGAGCCTACTCCGCATACTACACCAGAGCGTAAGGCCACAACCGCAGAGCCACCAAGGACTTCAACTCCGCTGGCCGCACAGTCATCGCCGAAACCTCTCAAATCGGCTCTGAAGAAGAGTTCCGCACAACCGATTCGTCAGGCCGAGCCTCAGAACAGGACAACACCGATCGCAGTGCCAAGAGAAGGTTCTTCCCAGACGCAGATGAAAAGAACTATGCGTGGCGGTCCACCCAACACCTCGCGGGCAGAACCGCAGATGGGGTCGACCATGCGAACCAGCATGCGGGGGCCTGCAGAGTCACCCTCTAAAGCACAACCAAAGATGCGACAAAGCATGCGATCTGCTGATACCTCATCACCCCCTAGCATGGGGCTGGCTGCTTCGCGGCACAGCATGATCCCGATGGATACCAATACCAAGCCAAGAGGCGCACTCCAGAAAAAGAACATTCCACCAGCGGCAGCTATTCACCAGGCCAGGCCACAGAGTATGCCTGCGAGACCCATGACTGCACCAGCAGTCACATACGACAGCGACTCTGACGCTTCTGCCAGTAGTTTTCAGAGAACAAGGAAACGAGGAGCACGTGAACAGAATGGACGGTATACAATGCGTGGATCTATGAGACAAGAACCTACGCCCACTATGCGCATGAATGTTCCTGCGCCTAGGCAAGTTCGTGCAATTTCACCTGCGGGCTCCCCATCACCCGCGATGCGAAGATCCATGCGGTCTTCTTCGCCAACTCAAGAACCAAGAAGGTCGTCAAAGTTCAGCATCCGATCACTTTCGCCAATGGGCAGATTCCGTACGGGTGCTGACACTTATGCTCCTTTGCCCGTACATCAAAAGCCTATGCCCTCTTTCGCCAACCAGCAAAAGCCCATGAAACAAACTGCACCTCCAGCAAAGGCGCCCAAGACCACCAGGACTCCTTTCAAGAGCCGCATTGTTGATTCAAGcgacgaggatgaggacGATCGGCCTAGCCGTTTTCAGAGCCGTTTCCAAAGCCGTTTTGAGGACTCCGACTCGGATGATGTAGGGGACTACAAGCTCCCGCCTGGCTTGACGCCAGTGCGGGGCATCCCCAGGAAAGCTGGGGAAGAGGACGGTGACTCGACGGATCTGGAGGAAGAAGCAGAGGAGGAAATCCCGAACGTTGTTCCCCATGCCGCACCAGCGGCCAATGGAACGAATGGCGCACAAGGCACGGCGCTATCTACTGGCTCCTTACGCGACAGCAAACATGCTGCTCCTTTGCCTTCATTCGAGGCTGGTAACAAAGTCAAGACAAAGCGAGGATTCTTTGGTTtggggaagaagaagacacCTCAGGCAGGGACTACCGAGACGCGGCCTGCAACGGCACAGTCTACCTCTGCACCCACAGAGATACCCATGCCACCTGCGCAACGAAACCGCGACAAAGGATTTGCCATGACTCCCATTGACGAAGACAAGGAGTTTGGCGATCTCACACCCATCACCCCCATCAAGTCACCAAAGCTGCAACGTCGGTCAACTCCCGAATGGCCACTTCCACCCACCATCCCAATAGACGATCGTCCAATCAGCTCGGATGGTGTCGCGCCGCGCAGACCACGTTTCGCCATCCGTAAATCCAGCACTGGTGCTGTGTCCCACGTTTCGGCACCGACAATCGATGCACAGGGCCGATCCGTCTCGTACGGGCGGACcgggaagaagaagaagtttcAAGGCTTGAGGCGCGTCTTCGGCTTGAATGACTGA
- a CDS encoding UhpC, Sugar phosphate permease, whose product MASNAEEKGNVGTLQRAESDFSASNAAINRFTPEQQRKIIRRVDLRLIPTLGFMYCVSLMDRTNTGVAMVAGMGVDLKLTGERYSLIVLVFFITYIALQPPATVVLRTWGPRMFLPIIVILWGSVTICFGFVKEWHTLIPLRLLLGIFEAGFFPGCAYLLSCWYKRFELQKRNTFFLLIGMLSSAFSGILGYLFSQLGGLGYQAAYWLGVHYGPTKKAPNTPVSYGPGISGWRYIFILQGVLTIVIALIGWYFIVDFPELAAKPSKTQKKFLEQDEVDFIVARIEEDRHDVVAEDFELKKYLAGGMDLKVWGFACIFMCSSTMTYAIAYFLPIILKDGMGFNAAAANCLIAPPYVFAAFVMIAFAWAGDKYHIRSPWIIINGILALIGLPLIGFSSNVGVRYFGVFLATAAANATVPCVLTWQANNIRGQWKRAFCSASLVGAGGIGGIIGGTVFRTQDAPHYKLGIVACMVSAGLIIVVTLLLNLKFWQANKRADRGGKVIEGLEGFRYTL is encoded by the exons ATGGCCAGTAACGCGGAAGAAAAGGGCAACGTCGGTACTCTTCAACGAGCCGAATCTGATTTCTCAGCCAGCAATGCTGCCATCAACCGGTTCACGCCCGAACAACAGAGGAAGATCATCCGCAGAGTGGATCTTCGACTTATCCCAACTCTTGGCTTCATGTACTGTGTTTCGCTCATGGACCGAACCAATACAGGCGTCGCAATGGTCGCGGGAATGGGCGTCGACTTGAAGCTTACTGGTGAAAGATACAGTCTGATTGTACTAGTATTCTTCATCACGTATATCGCGCTCCAGCCACCGGCGACTGTGGTGCTGAGGACATGGGGTCCAAGAATGTTCTTGCCTATCATCGTGATCTTATGGGGGTCAGTAACGATATGCTTTGGGTTCGTCAAGGAGTGGCACACCTTGATTCCCCTTCGTCTTCTCTTAGGTATCTTCGAGGCTGGTTTCTTCCCAG GGTGCGCATACCTACTCTCCTGCTGGTACAAGCGCTTCGAGCTCCAAAAGCGCAACACGTTCTTCCTCCTCATCGGCATGTTATCTTCCGCCTTCTCAGGTATCCTCGGCTATCTCTTTTCTCAGCTTGGTGGTCTTGGCTATCAGGCAGCATACTGGCTGGGCGTCCACTATGGACCTACTAAGAAGGCACCCAATACTCCTGTCAGCTATGGGCCCGGTATATCTGGCTGGCGCTATATCTTCATTCTCCAGGGTGTCCTCACCATCGTGATTGCTCTTATCGGATGGTACTTCATCGTCGACTTTCCCGAGCTGGCTGCCAAGCCAAGCAAGACACAAAAGAAGTTCCTTGAGCAAGATGAAGTCGACTTCATCGTTGCACGCATTGAAGAAGACCGACATGACGTCGTTGCCGAGGACTTTGAACTCAAGAAGTATCTTGCCGGCGGCATGGACCTAAAGGTCTGGGGATTTGCATGCATCTTCATGTGCTCATCGACCATGACTTACGCCATCGCATACTTTCTTCCCATTATCCTGAAAGATGGCATGGGATTTAATGCTGCTGCTGCCAACTGTCTCATTGCTCCTCCTTACGTCTTCGCTGCATTTGTCATGATTGCTTTCGCATGGGCCGGTGACAAGTACCACATCCGCTCACCCTGGATCATCATCAACGGCATACTCGCTCTTATTGGTCTACCACTGATTGGATTCTCAAGCAACGTTGGCGTCAGGTATTTTG GTGTCTTCCTCGCCACCGCAGCCGCAAACGCAACCGTTCCCTGCGTTCTTACCTGGCAGGCTAATAACATCCGTGGCCAATGGAAGCGTGCCTTTTGCAGTGCGTCGCTTGTTGGCGCCGGAGGTATTGGTGGTATCATTGGTGGAACAGTGTTCAGGACGCAGGATGCACCACACTACAAGCTAGGTATTGTAGCGTGCATGGTTTCCGCAGGGCTGATTATTGTCGTTACGCTGTTGTTGAATTTGAAGTTTTGGCAAGCGAATAAGAGGGCGGATCGGGGCGGTAAGGTTATTGAGGGGTTGGAGGGGTTTAGATATACGCTTTGA
- a CDS encoding DapA, Dihydrodipicolinate synthase-N-acetylneuraminate lyase yields MTSSPPTGVFVPVPTFFKPQSSSSSLQAAVDVQTQVEHSVFLAKNGVRGLVLLGSTGEAIHMSRQERIDLVSGVRKGLDEAGFKDYPIMAGTLINSVDETLEWLEDFKKAGAQWGLVLAPGYFGAAASQEGIREWYTVVADKSPLPILIYNYPGVTNGVMVTPETYRILAQHPNIVGCKMSHAVVSWHNQVSLDPKIDPTKFRVYSGLGQQLGPIVIFDAAGVIDGLAAIYPKTVCSLMKLAETRPISDENLKRMKELQYTVSTTEEFIGKYGIVGIKEAVKRVTGFGTMEGGRLPIKGKLPEGEWEKWSETWERIQKMEDSLSEKDYK; encoded by the exons ATGACGTCCTCACCCCCAACCGGCGTTTTCGTCCCCGTACCCACGTTCTTCAAACCACAATCCTCTTCAAGCTCCCTTCAAGCCGCCGTCGACGTCCAAACACAAGTCGAACACTCTGTTTTTCTGGCTAAGAATGGCGTGCGCGGTCTTGTCTTGCTCGGCTCAACGGGCGAAGCAATTCACATGTCGCGACAAGAGCGAATCGATCTCGTCTCTGGTGTGCGCAAAGGACTAGATGAAGCAGGCTTCAAAGACTACCCGATCATGGCAGGGACCCTGATCAACAGCGTGGACGAGACATTGGAATGGCTTGAGGACTTCAAGAAAGCAGGTGCGCAATGGGGACTGGTGCTTGCGCCGGGGTATTTCGGGGCGGCGGCGAGTCAGGAGGGGATTAGGGAGTGGTATACCGTTGTCGCGGACAAGAGCCCGCTACCAATACTGAT CTACAACTACCCCGGCGTAACAAACGGCGTCATGGTAACGCCCGAAACTTACCGCATCCTCGCCCAACACCCCAATATCGTCGGTTGCAAGATGTCGCATGCCGTCGTCTCATGGCACAACCAAGTCTCACTCGACCCCAAGATCGACCCCACCAAATTCCGCGTTTACTCCGGTCTCGGCCAACAGCTCGGCCCCATTGTCATCTTCGACGCAGCAGGCGTCATCGACGGCCTCGCAGCCATATATCCCAAGACTGTGTGCTCATTGATGAAGCTTGCGGAGACGCGGCCCATCAGCGACGAGAACCTGAAGAGAATGAAGGAATTACAGTATACTGTTAGTACGACAGAGGAATTTATTGGAAAGTACGGGATTGTTGGCATCAAGGAGGCGGTGAAGAGGGTCACGGGCTTTGGGACGATGGAGGGTGGGAGATTGCCGATCAAGGGAAAGCTGCCGGAGGGCGAATGGGAGAAGTGGAGTGAGACTTGGGAGAGAATACAGAAGATGGAGGATTCGTTGAGTGAAAAGGACTACAAATAG
- a CDS encoding L-alanine-DL-glutamate epimerase and related enzyme enolase superfamily → MGKIATIEYFRVPPRWLFVKITDVDGNYGWGEASLEGHTQAVEGCLDAWAERYVGLEADEIEHIWQLSWRTSFYRGGPVFMSALSGIDVALWDLKARKLNVPIYQLLGGKVRDKLKVYAWIGGDKPDDVKEQALARKTQGFTAVKMNATPDIAWLDSPSALTSAATRLATVKSLSMDAGVDFHGRVHRPMAKQLATLLAPHHPLFIEEPLLSEHIGAITALHAQTSIPIALGERLHSRWDVRPFLEAGCVDILQPDVCHVGGISELKRIAAMAETYDVAIAPHCPLGPVALAACVQVDCTLSNFSIQEMSLGIHYNEGSREITDYVRNPEVWDVKEGYIELLKGPGLGIEVDEEVVRRESVGAKAWVSPGFIGPGGEVREW, encoded by the exons ATGGGCAAAATAGCAACAATTGAGTACTTTCGAGTACCACCGCGGTGGCTTTTTGTTAAAATCACCGATGTTGATGGGAACTACGGATGGGGTGAAGCCTCACTAGAAGGCCACACGCAAGCAGTCGAAGGATGTCTAGATGCATGGGCAGAGCGATACGTAGGGCTGGAAGCAGA TGAAATTGAGCACATATGGCAACTAAGCTGGCGCACAAGCTTCTACCGCGGCGGCCCCGTCTTCATGAGCGCCCTATCCGGCATCGACGTTGCCCTCTGGGACCTCAAAGCGCGCAAACTAAACGTACCCATCTACCAGCTGCTCGGCGGAAAGGTCCGCGACAAACTAAAGGTCTACGCCTGGATCGGCGGCGACAAACCAGACGACGTAAAAGAGCAGGC CCTCGCCCGCAAAACCCAAGGCTTTACCGCCGTAAAAATGAACGCAACCCCCGACATCGCCTGGCTGGACTCCCCCTCCGCCCTGACCTCCGCGGCAACACGTCTCGCGACCGTAAAGTCCCTCTCCATGGACGCAGGCGTAGATTTCCACGGCCGCGTCCACCGCCCCATGGCCAAACAACTCGCTACCCTCCTCGCACCCCACCACCCCCTCTTCATCGAAGAGCCCCTCCTCTCCGAGCACATCGGAGCCATCACCGCGCTCCACGCTCAAACATCCATCCCCATCGCGCTAGGCGAACGCCTGCATTCCCGGTGGGACGTACGCCCCTTCCTTGAAGCAGGGTGTGTGGATATTTTGCAGCCGGATGTGTGTCATGTAGGCGGAATATCCGAACTCAAGCGTATAGCGGCCATGGCGGAGACGTATGATGTGGCGATTGCGCCGCATTGTCCGCTGGGGCCAGTTGCATTGGCGGCGTGTGTACAGGTGGATTGTACGTTGAGTAATTTTTCTATCCAGGAGATGAGTCTGGGGATTCATTATAATGAGGGGAGTAGGGAAATTACAGATTATGTGAGAAACCCAGAGGTTTGGGATGTGAAGGAGGGGTATATTGAGTTGCTCAAAGGGCCAGGGTTGGGAATTGAGGTCGATGAGGAGGTCGTTAGGAGGGAGAGTGTAGGGGCCAAGGCGTGGGTTAGTCCTGGGTTTATTGGGCCTGGGGGTGAGGTCAGGGAGTGGTAG
- a CDS encoding galactonate dehydratase — MPTAPFPLFSLQPQTIFKYHTKPNHNFFVKMAFLFFGAVFVLLGWLACEYDLFATVPAAGPHTTTTTSSSSPAPAGPVAQLPRRERRAHARALSRSRAPPPVPEWARPGSFLSPPRQLFRHIPAGRHDTLLDAEQTEAFGQMKRVLDPILGWKWVAVRGACFCSCVLARSCRFLASLGFLSAPGSLSAPGSFSSRSGPCACGCLVAWPFGL; from the coding sequence ATGCCCACCGCTCCCTTCcctctcttttctcttcaACCCCAGACCATTTTCAAATACCATACCAAACCAAACCACAACTTCTTTGTCAAAATGgccttcctcttcttcggCGCCGTCTTTGTCCTTCTGGGATGGCTCGCTTGCGAGTACGACCTCTTCGCCACGGTCCCTGCGGCTGGTCCGCATACCACCACAACAacatcgtcgtcgtcgccagCCCCGGCTGGTCCGGTGGCACAGCTTCCTCGTCGTGAGCGTCGGGCTCACGCCCGCGCTCTTTCTCGGTCTCGGGCACCTCCTCCTGTCCCAGAGTGGGCTCGCCCTGGCTCCTTCCTCTCCCCGCCCCGCCAGCTCTTCCGCCACATCCCTGCCGGGAGGCACGACACCCTCCTGGACGCCGAGCAGACCGAGGCCTTCGGGCAGATGAAGAGGGTTTTGGACCCCATCTTGGGGTGGAAGTGGGTTGCTGTGAGGGGCGCCTGCTTCTGCTCCTGTGTCCTCGCCCGTTCCTGCCGTTTCCTCGCCTCCCTCGGTTTCCTCTCCGCCCCCGGTTCCCTCTCAGCCCCCGGTTCCTTCTCCTCCCGCTCCGGTCCCTGCGCCTGTGGTTGTCTCGTCGCCTGGCCCTTCGGTCTTTGA